ACAATGTGGTGCGTCACGAGCACCAACACATGCGCCCGATCCGACAGCCGGAGCAGCGTCATTCGGATCAACGGGCCGTGCTCCAAGTCGAACGGCCGCTGGGCTTCACGCTCGACGCACTCCTGCGCAGCGGCCTCGCGCGCGGAGGCCGACTGTGACTCCAGGCTGAGCGCTGAGAACTCGAGTCCTGGCGCAGACTCGATGTGCTGAACGGGCTGGCCGTTCTCTACTCGGAAGGTGGTGCGAAGCGCCTCGTGCCGGAGCACCAGCGCCTCGAAGGCGCGACGCAGCGCCTCGGCATCGAGCGGACCGATGAGGTCCACCGCAATGGGGAGATTGTAGAAGGCCGTACCTGGTGACAGCCGCTCCAGGAACCAGAGGCGCTGCTGCGCGAACGACAGCGGCGGTGACTCCACACGGCTCGCCCGAGGCCGCAGAACAGGCACGTTCGCTGTGCCTCGCACTCGCGCAGCCCGCTCGACCCTCTCGGAGAGCGCGGCCACGGTGGGCGAGGTGAACAACTCTCGCAACGGCAACTCGATATCGAACGCCTGTCGAATGCGCGAAACGAGCTGAGTCGCCAGCAGCGAATGACCGCCGAGATCGAAGAAGTTCCCGTCGGCGCCAACGCGCTCAATACCGAGCACCCGCCCGAACAGCTCGGCCACTCGCAGCTCCGTCGCCGTGCGCGGCGCGACGTGGCTTCGCTCGGAGACTTCGGGCTGCT
This region of Myxococcaceae bacterium JPH2 genomic DNA includes:
- a CDS encoding non-ribosomal peptide synthetase → QPEVSERSHVAPRTATELRVAELFGRVLGIERVGADGNFFDLGGHSLLATQLVSRIRQAFDIELPLRELFTSPTVAALSERVERAARVRGTANVPVLRPRASRVESPPLSFAQQRLWFLERLSPGTAFYNLPIAVDLIGPLDAEALRRAFEALVLRHEALRTTFRVENGQPVQHIESAPGLEFSALSLESQSASAREAAAQECVEREAQRPFDLEHGPLIRMTLLRLSDRAHVLVLVTHHIVSDGWSNEIFVRELTALYEAFVDGRPSPLPALPLQYADFSTWQRDWLQGDALEAQLAHWRQQLTGAPRALELPTDRPRPAAQTFRGATVHAAWPKSLWRELEGLGRSEGATVFMVLLAAFQAVLSRYTGQSDVSVGSPIAGRTHAETEG